A part of Vulpes vulpes isolate BD-2025 chromosome 15, VulVul3, whole genome shotgun sequence genomic DNA contains:
- the ISL2 gene encoding insulin gene enhancer protein ISL-2, translating to MGDPPKRKPGTALCVGCGSRIHDPFLLRVSPDLEWHAACLKCAECSQYLDETCTCFVRDGKTYCKRDYARLFGIKCAKCQVGFSSSDLVMRARDRVYHVECFRCSVCSRQLLPGDEFSLREHELLCRADHGLLLERAAAGSPHSPGPLPGARGLHLPEPTAARQPSLRPHVHKPAEKTTRVRTVLNEKQLHTLRTCYAANPRPDALMKEQLVEMTGLSPRVIRVWFQNKRCKDKKKSILMKQLQQQQHNDKTSLQGLTGTPLVAGSPIRHESAVQGSAVEVQTYQPPWKALSEFALQSDLDQPAFQQLVSFSESGSLGNSSGSDVTSLSSQLPDTPNSMVPSPVET from the exons ATGGGGGACCCTCCCAAGA GGAAGCCCGGGACCGCCCTGTGCGTGGGCTGCGGGAGCCGGATCCACGACCCGTTCCTCCTGCGGGTGTCGCCGGACCTGGAGTGGCACGCCGCCTGCCTCAAGTGCGCCGAGTGCAGCCAGTACCTGGACGAGACCTGCACGTGCTTCGTGAGGGACGGGAAGACCTACTGCAAGCGGGACTACGCCAG GCTGTTCGGCATCAAGTGCGCCAAGTGCCAGGTGGGCTTCAGCAGCAGCGACCTGGTGATGCGCGCGCGGGACCGCGTGTACCACGTCGAGTGCTTCCGCTGCTCCGTGTGCAGCCGCCAGCTGCTGCCCGGCGACGAGTTCTCGCTGCGGGAGCACGAGCTGCTGTGCCGCGCGGACCACGGCCTCCTGCTGGAGCGCGCGGCGGCCGGCAGCCCGCACAGCCCCGGCCCGCTCCCCGGCGCCCGCGGCCTGCACCTGCCAG AGCCCACGGCCGCCCGGCAGCCCTCTCTGCGCCCGCACGTGCACAAGCCGGCGGAGAAGACGACCCGCGTGCGGACGGTGCTCAACGAGAAGCAGCTGCACACCCTGCGGACCTGCTACGCCGCCAACCCGCGGCCCGACGCGCTCATGAAGGAGCAGCTGGTGGAGATGACAGGCCTGAGCCCGCGGGTCATCCGCGTCTGGTTCCAGAACAAGCGGTGCAAGGACAAGAAGAAGTCCATCCTCATgaagcagctgcagcagcagcagcacaacGACAAGACG agcctccagggaTTGACGGGGACGCCCCTGGTGGCGGGCAGCCCCATCCGCCACGAGAGCGCCGTGCAGGGCAGCGCCGTGGAGGTGCAGACCTACCAGCCCCCGTGGAAAGCCCTCAGCGAGTTCGCCCTGCAGAGCGACCTGGACCAACCCGCCTTCCAGCAGCTG GTCTCCTTCTCCGAGTCTGGCTCGCTGGGCAATTCCTCGGGCAGCGACGTGACCTCCCTGTCCTCGCAGCTGCCTGACACCCCCAACAGCATGGTGCCGAGTCCCGTGGAGACGTGA